In Azotosporobacter soli, one DNA window encodes the following:
- a CDS encoding methyl-accepting chemotaxis protein, whose product MVQGTKGWGMKARLVAAFLAVTLVPLLVIGIFMDFAIKKQTREDFLKSTTREISQVDHGIQLFFDGMKENTRLMADDPLTRRSDGKISVYIDKKGGADGMVAMTPQENGGYEAELYGLMQRFAKSHPTVSVISFGTADGGYLQWPAVPRKGGYDSRSRDWYKDSTAKANEVIVADPFLTSKGVPTVGIFATVKDNFGGVRGVLGFNIDLPVITEMVKNIKIGERGYVMLLDAKGTIIAQPKKPELSFKPVKEMNVAQFADVGKLTDSNFEVTIDGVEHWANVYTSPSTGWKFIALVEKSELMASAQKMRQVMLGVAVVLLLLIIGAAVAVAGQFSRPMEEAVRQMAEMGGGNFRLPIEGRLKSRQDELGRLFQAMEAMKNDIRVLIGQVQSVAHNVGGVAQTMDQVTTQTGGSIQEVGSSISEIARVSASQAKELEAGVVRINEMADDVATVAVYTQEIHQGYGEMNRLSTQVGGIVNNLTKRTSEGQQAIGELNVTVVKVNEMTAQIGTITDMIQQIADQTNLLALNASIEAARAGEHGRGFAVVAEEVRKLAEQSSDAASNIKNLIQDVQLQSSTAVDAMGRARSVVQDQETAVAETGHIFAEIAASVTAMSRKVGEIEDCFSAMRVKSNEVVDVFSSISAGAQETSAITSEVNNATARQLDSMSQVTEQAQALNGMIKELTDKVEKFRV is encoded by the coding sequence ATGGTACAGGGGACAAAAGGTTGGGGTATGAAGGCGCGGCTTGTCGCGGCATTTCTCGCAGTAACGCTGGTGCCGCTTTTGGTTATCGGCATCTTTATGGATTTTGCGATAAAAAAGCAGACGCGCGAAGATTTCTTAAAGTCGACGACGCGCGAAATCAGCCAGGTCGACCATGGCATCCAGCTGTTTTTTGACGGCATGAAAGAAAATACGCGTTTAATGGCCGATGATCCGCTGACGCGTCGCAGTGACGGAAAGATCAGCGTCTATATCGACAAAAAAGGCGGCGCGGACGGCATGGTGGCGATGACGCCGCAGGAAAACGGCGGCTATGAGGCGGAGTTGTACGGTTTGATGCAGCGTTTTGCCAAGAGTCACCCGACCGTATCGGTCATTTCTTTTGGTACGGCGGACGGCGGTTATTTGCAATGGCCGGCGGTACCGCGCAAAGGCGGCTACGATTCGCGCAGCCGTGACTGGTATAAGGATTCGACGGCGAAAGCGAACGAAGTGATTGTCGCCGATCCGTTTCTCACTTCGAAAGGCGTGCCGACGGTGGGCATCTTCGCGACCGTCAAAGATAACTTCGGCGGCGTACGCGGCGTGCTTGGCTTTAATATCGACCTGCCGGTCATCACGGAAATGGTCAAGAACATAAAGATCGGCGAACGCGGCTATGTGATGCTGCTCGATGCCAAGGGCACGATTATTGCGCAGCCGAAAAAACCGGAACTGAGCTTTAAACCGGTCAAAGAGATGAATGTGGCGCAGTTCGCTGATGTCGGCAAGCTGACGGACAGCAACTTCGAAGTCACGATCGACGGCGTCGAACATTGGGCGAATGTCTATACGTCGCCGTCAACCGGCTGGAAGTTCATTGCGCTGGTGGAGAAAAGCGAACTGATGGCCAGTGCGCAAAAAATGCGCCAGGTGATGCTCGGCGTTGCCGTAGTGCTGTTGCTCCTGATCATCGGCGCTGCGGTTGCGGTCGCCGGACAATTTTCCCGTCCGATGGAAGAGGCGGTACGACAAATGGCTGAAATGGGCGGCGGCAATTTCCGTCTGCCGATCGAAGGCCGCTTGAAAAGCCGTCAGGATGAACTGGGGCGCTTGTTTCAGGCGATGGAAGCGATGAAAAACGATATTCGCGTGCTGATCGGTCAGGTGCAAAGCGTCGCGCACAATGTGGGCGGCGTCGCACAGACGATGGATCAGGTAACGACGCAGACCGGCGGTTCGATTCAGGAAGTGGGTTCGTCGATCAGTGAGATCGCCCGCGTCTCGGCGTCACAGGCTAAAGAACTGGAAGCCGGCGTTGTGCGGATCAATGAAATGGCGGACGATGTCGCGACGGTTGCCGTTTATACGCAGGAAATCCACCAGGGCTACGGCGAAATGAACCGCCTGAGTACGCAGGTCGGCGGCATCGTCAACAATCTGACGAAACGGACCAGTGAAGGACAGCAGGCGATCGGCGAGCTCAATGTGACCGTCGTGAAGGTCAATGAAATGACGGCGCAGATCGGTACGATCACCGACATGATCCAGCAGATCGCCGACCAGACGAATCTGTTGGCGCTCAACGCCTCGATCGAGGCGGCTCGGGCTGGCGAGCACGGTCGCGGGTTTGCCGTGGTCGCGGAAGAAGTCCGCAAACTGGCGGAACAATCGTCCGATGCGGCGTCGAACATCAAGAATCTGATTCAGGATGTGCAGCTGCAGTCGAGTACCGCCGTTGACGCGATGGGCCGTGCGCGCAGCGTGGTGCAGGATCAGGAAACGGCGGTTGCGGAAACCGGGCATATCTTTGCCGAGATCGCCGCATCGGTCACGGCGATGAGCCGCAAGGTCGGAGAGATCGAAGACTGCTTTAGTGCGATGCGCGTCAAGAGCAACGAAGTCGTCGATGTCTTCAGCAGCATTTCGGCCGGCGCGCAGGAAACGTCGGCGATTACTTCGGAAGTTAACAATGCCACCGCGCGTCAGCTTGACAGTATGAGTCAGGTCACCGAGCAGGCGCAGGCGCTAAACGGCATGATTAAAGAATTGACCGATAAAGTGGAAAAATTTCGCGTCTAA
- a CDS encoding type II toxin-antitoxin system HicB family antitoxin, which produces MRKMIYPAIVKQQETDLLQIRYPDFPGCFSTAASDAESFQVAGSWLREHITAIAEAGLPIPAPGKLSTIDLGVEESLIFVEVLRP; this is translated from the coding sequence ATGAGAAAGATGATTTACCCGGCGATCGTAAAACAGCAGGAGACCGATCTGCTGCAGATCCGCTACCCCGATTTTCCCGGTTGCTTCAGTACGGCCGCCAGCGACGCGGAAAGTTTTCAAGTGGCGGGCAGCTGGCTGCGCGAACACATCACGGCCATTGCGGAAGCCGGCCTACCGATTCCCGCACCGGGCAAGCTCTCTACGATCGATTTGGGCGTGGAAGAGTCGCTGATTTTTGTCGAAGTGCTGCGGCCATAG
- a CDS encoding YjcQ family protein, with protein sequence MNNAERLLLELCDEQAKDDSDMSRLTPDMFQLEMTSFAQTILSLQDAGYITGAFISQPTTDGEGVWFSNLRNVWVTENGVQKARQLLEGLSKSS encoded by the coding sequence ATGAACAACGCGGAGCGCTTATTGCTCGAATTATGCGATGAACAGGCCAAGGATGACTCGGATATGTCCCGTCTGACGCCGGATATGTTTCAGCTTGAAATGACCTCTTTCGCGCAGACCATTTTGAGCCTGCAGGATGCCGGTTACATCACCGGCGCGTTCATCTCTCAGCCGACGACAGATGGCGAAGGCGTCTGGTTTTCCAATCTGCGCAATGTCTGGGTCACGGAAAACGGCGTGCAAAAAGCGCGTCAGTTACTGGAAGGATTGAGCAAATCAAGTTGA
- a CDS encoding FAD:protein FMN transferase: MKQRQWLALCLAFVLCLGVGGCNKKNEPYKETQFLLDTIIEITAYGADAQAAVKAAMEEFRKIQPLTDHFDPASQISKINQNAGIAPVRVDPEVIGMIRHAQELSEKMDGAFDISVGALTRLWNVGHNGEYVPEAAEIEALLPLVDYRLIQIDLVQQTVYLPKKGMYLDLGGVAKGAALNNAVNALKAKGITSALVNAGGDVRVIGRKPDGKAWRIGVQDPRNSEGVMAKLTLDQWDTLETSGDYQRFFIKDGVRYHHIIDPKTGRQPREIASVTLVYQDSAEVSDLASSGILVLGVEKGLQVLQRFPGVEAIIMTTDGRLITTPALAGAVGQ, encoded by the coding sequence ATGAAGCAAAGACAATGGCTGGCCTTATGCCTGGCGTTCGTATTGTGCCTGGGCGTTGGCGGCTGCAACAAAAAAAACGAACCGTATAAAGAGACGCAGTTTCTCTTGGATACGATCATTGAAATCACCGCATATGGCGCGGACGCACAAGCGGCGGTCAAGGCTGCCATGGAGGAATTTCGCAAGATACAACCGCTGACGGATCATTTTGATCCGGCAAGCCAGATTTCAAAAATAAATCAGAATGCGGGAATCGCGCCCGTTCGCGTCGATCCGGAAGTGATCGGGATGATCCGGCATGCGCAGGAACTGTCGGAAAAGATGGACGGCGCGTTCGATATCAGCGTCGGCGCGCTGACTCGCCTTTGGAACGTCGGACACAACGGCGAGTATGTGCCGGAAGCGGCGGAGATTGAGGCGCTTTTGCCGCTTGTCGATTATCGTTTGATTCAGATCGATCTGGTGCAGCAGACGGTATACCTGCCGAAAAAAGGCATGTATCTCGATTTGGGCGGCGTCGCCAAGGGCGCTGCGCTGAATAATGCGGTCAATGCGCTTAAGGCGAAGGGCATTACGTCCGCGCTCGTCAATGCGGGCGGCGACGTCCGGGTCATCGGGCGCAAGCCGGACGGCAAAGCGTGGCGCATCGGCGTGCAGGATCCGCGCAACAGCGAGGGCGTCATGGCCAAGCTGACGCTCGATCAATGGGATACGCTCGAGACCTCGGGCGACTACCAGCGTTTTTTTATCAAGGACGGAGTACGTTACCATCATATAATCGATCCGAAGACCGGCCGCCAACCGCGTGAGATTGCCAGCGTCACGCTGGTCTATCAGGATTCGGCCGAAGTGAGCGATCTGGCCAGTTCCGGTATTCTAGTGCTTGGCGTAGAGAAAGGTCTGCAGGTTTTGCAGCGCTTTCCCGGCGTGGAGGCGATCATCATGACGACCGATGGACGATTGATTACGACGCCGGCCCTTGCCGGAGCGGTCGGGCAATAA
- the thpR gene encoding RNA 2',3'-cyclic phosphodiesterase: protein MRIFIAIELPEREEDGLRQVQTDLEKICQRGRFYERRNLHLTLRFLGEAAEAWLPELRGALTRTVSGQESFTLRFETGGTFGEREPWPVVWLGVSSEQAALEKLQRRLEENLALAGFPLEERPYRPHITLARQALLSKEQVRTLSGKAVPPFNVTSLALMESVVEDGRRVYLTRERFPFTACAKA from the coding sequence ATGCGAATTTTCATTGCGATCGAGTTGCCGGAAAGAGAAGAAGACGGATTGCGACAGGTGCAAACGGATTTGGAGAAAATCTGTCAGCGAGGACGCTTCTATGAACGGAGAAATTTGCATTTGACGTTGCGCTTCTTGGGCGAAGCGGCCGAAGCGTGGCTGCCGGAGCTGCGCGGCGCATTAACGCGCACGGTAAGCGGGCAGGAGTCGTTTACGCTGCGCTTTGAAACAGGCGGCACATTCGGCGAACGGGAACCCTGGCCGGTCGTTTGGCTTGGCGTGTCGAGCGAGCAGGCGGCACTTGAAAAATTGCAGCGCCGTTTAGAGGAAAATCTGGCGCTGGCAGGCTTTCCGCTCGAGGAACGCCCGTATCGGCCGCATATCACCTTGGCCCGGCAGGCGTTGTTGAGCAAGGAACAGGTCAGGACGCTAAGCGGCAAGGCTGTGCCGCCGTTTAACGTGACGTCGCTCGCCTTGATGGAAAGCGTTGTGGAAGACGGACGGCGAGTCTATCTGACGCGCGAACGCTTTCCTTTTACCGCTTGCGCGAAGGCGTGA
- a CDS encoding AAA family ATPase has protein sequence MQECKGIAVPRLEALAVKNYQIHQRLEMRGLTPYVVIVGENGSGKSTLLDILAFFAECMAYGVKVAVNRRGGFEALRSKGQSGPVEIAIKYRERPEAPAIIYHLTIDQGPAGPYVAEEWVQWKRGLKGNICRFLEAKNGKCAVIGGISPHEQDVSVNEVLESNQYLAVGIMGQFSQYPRISALRKYILSWQVELSGQERVSGGIPATWPENGEAARALARLFPERFQHAVSFLNEHTLSGRQIGFGPLQEMILAGDKLPGGMNRVLERLLLLAQPEFHNLMAFENLEADLYPTLLKAFQQEHRQASRSGQVFSVTNSPLLLDACRSDEVWLLTSDAQGVSEACRVDEMPGIQRAVEQGALLGQLWSEGYFIGKKG, from the coding sequence ATGCAAGAATGCAAAGGCATCGCCGTGCCGCGCCTAGAGGCTTTGGCGGTGAAAAATTACCAGATCCATCAACGCTTGGAAATGCGGGGCTTGACCCCTTATGTCGTGATTGTCGGCGAAAACGGCAGCGGCAAATCAACTTTGTTGGATATTCTGGCATTCTTTGCCGAGTGCATGGCTTATGGCGTCAAAGTAGCGGTGAATCGCCGGGGCGGCTTTGAAGCGTTGCGCAGCAAAGGACAAAGCGGACCGGTCGAGATTGCGATCAAATATCGGGAACGGCCGGAAGCGCCGGCGATCATCTACCATCTGACGATTGACCAGGGACCGGCAGGTCCGTATGTTGCGGAAGAGTGGGTGCAGTGGAAACGCGGCCTGAAGGGAAACATCTGCCGTTTCCTTGAAGCGAAAAACGGCAAATGCGCGGTTATCGGTGGCATTTCACCGCATGAGCAGGATGTGTCGGTCAATGAGGTGCTGGAAAGCAACCAATACTTGGCTGTTGGCATCATGGGACAGTTCAGCCAGTATCCCCGCATCAGCGCCTTACGCAAATATATCCTTAGCTGGCAGGTCGAGCTTAGCGGCCAAGAACGCGTCAGTGGCGGAATCCCGGCAACCTGGCCGGAAAACGGCGAAGCGGCGCGCGCTTTGGCGCGTCTTTTTCCGGAGCGCTTTCAGCATGCGGTCTCTTTCTTGAATGAGCATACGTTATCGGGGCGGCAAATCGGTTTCGGCCCGCTGCAGGAGATGATCCTGGCGGGAGATAAGCTGCCGGGCGGGATGAATAGGGTCTTGGAACGGCTGCTGCTTTTGGCGCAGCCGGAGTTTCACAATCTGATGGCGTTCGAGAATCTGGAAGCCGACCTCTATCCGACGCTGCTGAAAGCGTTTCAGCAGGAACACCGTCAGGCGTCGCGCAGCGGACAAGTGTTCAGCGTGACCAATTCGCCGCTGTTGCTCGATGCTTGCCGCAGCGACGAGGTCTGGCTGCTGACGAGCGATGCGCAAGGCGTCAGCGAAGCCTGCCGCGTCGATGAAATGCCAGGGATCCAGCGTGCCGTCGAACAGGGCGCGCTGCTCGGCCAGCTTTGGAGCGAAGGTTATTTTATCGGGAAAAAAGGCTAG
- a CDS encoding chemotaxis protein CheX encodes MDARYVNPFIDAITHIMPQLGFQNVVRGGVKTGDQFVESKGVTILVGLTDDARGNVAYNMTEEAAMKIASIMMMGMPVTQMDEMAQSAISELTNMVTGNAATNFESLDMKVDISPPSLVVGQKFRAKLSNGKFLIIEMVVDGIVLELNVGID; translated from the coding sequence ATGGATGCCAGATATGTAAATCCTTTTATTGATGCGATCACGCATATTATGCCGCAGCTTGGTTTTCAGAATGTGGTGCGCGGCGGCGTAAAGACGGGCGATCAGTTCGTCGAGAGCAAAGGCGTTACGATTCTCGTCGGTTTGACCGATGACGCGCGCGGCAACGTAGCTTACAACATGACGGAAGAAGCGGCGATGAAAATCGCCTCGATCATGATGATGGGCATGCCGGTTACGCAGATGGACGAGATGGCGCAAAGCGCGATTTCGGAGCTGACGAACATGGTGACCGGCAATGCGGCGACAAATTTTGAGAGTCTGGATATGAAGGTCGATATTTCGCCGCCCAGTTTGGTCGTCGGACAAAAGTTCAGGGCCAAGCTCAGCAATGGCAAGTTCCTGATCATTGAGATGGTCGTCGACGGGATTGTGCTGGAGCTGAATGTGGGGATCGATTAG
- a CDS encoding response regulator has product MEKKKVLIVDDSPFSQRIIKDALKGSAFEVCAAADTGTLAIEEFRKQRPDLVTMDMTLPDMDGLDCCNELKKIDPDVNIVVLSAMRDQKLIARGTMIGVKEFLQKPVKREELLSAMEKVLHQEGEGLCLVDREWLGYFDAAFRKNIKDMAGLESTISVQTDVGTKFISHGLAIIVGLTGTTQGRVIVDMATDVAERFASKMLGGDAASEDDQMNSVAEFANIIAGHGVSRINNINSQNDMDMRLTPPSILLGENLSIINPKLSSCTITAETSVGLIHMNVGFVRGR; this is encoded by the coding sequence ATGGAAAAGAAAAAGGTACTCATTGTCGATGACTCTCCGTTCAGCCAGAGAATCATTAAAGATGCCTTGAAGGGTTCTGCGTTTGAAGTCTGCGCGGCCGCGGATACAGGGACGCTGGCGATTGAAGAGTTTCGCAAGCAGCGTCCGGATTTGGTAACGATGGATATGACGCTGCCGGACATGGACGGCCTCGATTGTTGCAACGAACTAAAAAAAATCGATCCTGACGTGAATATCGTGGTGCTTAGCGCGATGCGTGACCAGAAGCTGATCGCCAGAGGCACGATGATTGGCGTGAAGGAGTTTTTGCAAAAACCGGTAAAGCGAGAGGAGTTGCTGTCCGCGATGGAAAAAGTGCTCCACCAAGAAGGAGAGGGATTGTGTTTGGTAGATCGTGAGTGGTTAGGTTATTTTGACGCGGCTTTCCGCAAGAATATTAAAGATATGGCGGGGCTCGAATCGACGATTTCGGTGCAGACCGATGTCGGGACAAAATTTATTTCGCACGGCCTGGCGATTATCGTCGGGCTGACCGGCACGACGCAGGGACGGGTCATCGTCGATATGGCGACCGATGTAGCGGAACGTTTCGCCTCGAAGATGCTGGGCGGCGATGCCGCCTCGGAAGACGACCAGATGAACAGCGTGGCCGAATTTGCCAACATCATCGCCGGACACGGCGTATCGCGAATCAACAACATTAACAGCCAAAACGATATGGATATGCGTTTGACGCCGCCCAGCATCTTGCTGGGGGAAAATCTCAGCATCATCAATCCGAAACTGTCCTCCTGCACCATCACGGCAGAGACATCGGTCGGGCTGATACATATGAATGTCGGCTTTGTTAGGGGGCGGTAA
- a CDS encoding methyl-accepting chemotaxis protein, whose translation MNLRAKLLFSVVAASTIALIVVSVMGYWNAKTQVVQGINGQMTAITDANVKELDGWIMSQARTIQDAANTINTVVPNGDIPAGFVTPDKANKALSDMYVGMESDGKFIDGSGFTPPPGFDPRKRAWYLAAVKANGLTFSEPYIDVQTKQYVVSPALPVKDATGKLRGVIGADVLLTTLSEQVKKMNLNGKGYGFIIDQSGTFLAHPDEKMVTTKITENDATKEMGKVMLANGTGLYSYEYQGIAKFMAYEKIPSTGWIIGITVPEGEVYGDLASLRNKYIMVNIVVILLMSGMAIVLARKITGPIIELTDNAKKLAAGDLTVRAKVNGQDEVATLASAFNQMADNLRNLIKEINGSAQYLSSSSEEMKRNADEAGQVSEQIAITITQLAQDATHQAQIVQDGARMVNDMTQSINIITGNVASSSRTADQVKEAVVVGSQAIGSQADLMDANQKAAANVEQAMAALAEKSQQIGQIVEVISSISGQTNLLALNAAIEAARAGEHGRGFAVVAEEVRKLAEQTSASSQEIATLIRDIQAGTEQAVKEMANGAGIAKDLENSAGQSREALEKISSAVREIVAQIQKIATEAQQVDGKAGEVSKAIAEVAGVAEGSAAATEEVAASTEEQTATVQSIGQEAQKLQQQAEKLKQEVLQFKI comes from the coding sequence ATGAATTTACGAGCGAAATTATTGTTCAGTGTAGTGGCAGCGTCTACGATCGCGTTGATTGTCGTATCCGTAATGGGTTATTGGAATGCCAAAACGCAGGTCGTCCAGGGTATTAACGGACAAATGACCGCGATCACCGATGCCAACGTCAAAGAGCTCGACGGCTGGATCATGAGTCAGGCGCGCACGATACAGGATGCGGCCAACACCATCAACACCGTGGTGCCGAACGGCGACATTCCGGCGGGTTTCGTGACGCCGGACAAAGCGAACAAGGCGCTTAGCGACATGTATGTCGGCATGGAATCAGATGGAAAGTTCATCGACGGTTCAGGATTCACCCCCCCGCCGGGCTTTGACCCGCGCAAGCGCGCGTGGTATCTGGCGGCCGTGAAGGCGAACGGATTGACATTCAGCGAACCATATATCGACGTGCAAACGAAACAATATGTGGTTTCGCCAGCATTGCCGGTGAAAGACGCCACAGGAAAATTGCGCGGCGTTATTGGCGCGGACGTACTGCTGACGACGTTATCGGAACAAGTGAAAAAAATGAACCTTAACGGCAAGGGATATGGATTTATCATCGATCAAAGCGGAACCTTCCTGGCGCATCCGGATGAAAAAATGGTCACGACCAAGATCACGGAAAACGATGCGACGAAAGAAATGGGCAAAGTGATGTTGGCGAACGGCACCGGATTGTATTCGTATGAATACCAAGGCATAGCCAAGTTTATGGCCTACGAGAAGATTCCATCCACGGGTTGGATTATCGGTATTACCGTGCCGGAAGGCGAAGTGTATGGTGACCTGGCTTCGCTGCGCAACAAATATATCATGGTCAACATTGTGGTCATTTTGTTGATGAGCGGTATGGCAATCGTGCTGGCGCGCAAGATTACCGGTCCGATTATTGAACTGACCGATAATGCCAAGAAACTGGCTGCTGGAGATCTTACCGTCCGGGCTAAGGTAAACGGACAGGATGAAGTGGCCACGCTGGCGAGCGCATTTAACCAAATGGCGGATAACTTGCGCAACCTGATCAAAGAAATCAACGGTTCGGCGCAGTATCTCAGCAGTTCCTCGGAAGAGATGAAGCGCAACGCCGATGAGGCGGGCCAGGTTTCCGAGCAGATTGCCATTACGATCACTCAGTTGGCGCAGGATGCGACGCATCAGGCGCAAATCGTACAAGACGGTGCGCGCATGGTCAATGATATGACGCAGTCAATCAACATCATTACCGGAAATGTCGCCAGTTCGAGCCGTACGGCCGATCAGGTTAAGGAAGCGGTTGTGGTTGGCAGTCAGGCGATTGGCAGTCAGGCGGATCTGATGGATGCGAACCAGAAAGCCGCCGCGAATGTTGAGCAGGCTATGGCGGCGCTGGCTGAAAAATCGCAGCAAATTGGACAAATTGTTGAAGTTATCAGCAGCATTTCAGGACAGACCAACTTATTGGCGCTGAACGCGGCGATTGAAGCGGCGCGGGCCGGTGAACACGGCCGCGGTTTCGCGGTGGTCGCGGAAGAGGTGCGTAAACTGGCGGAACAGACTTCGGCCTCCAGCCAGGAAATTGCAACGCTGATCCGCGACATTCAAGCAGGCACGGAACAGGCAGTCAAAGAAATGGCCAATGGCGCGGGAATTGCCAAAGACTTGGAAAATTCAGCCGGTCAGAGCCGCGAAGCGCTTGAAAAAATCAGCAGCGCGGTACGTGAGATCGTAGCCCAGATCCAAAAAATTGCGACGGAAGCGCAGCAAGTGGACGGCAAGGCTGGTGAAGTTTCGAAAGCGATTGCGGAAGTCGCCGGCGTCGCGGAAGGCTCGGCTGCAGCGACCGAAGAAGTAGCCGCTTCGACCGAGGAACAAACGGCGACCGTGCAATCGATCGGTCAGGAAGCGCAAAAGCTGCAGCAGCAGGCAGAAAAGTTGAAGCAAGAAGTATTGCAATTTAAAATCTAG
- a CDS encoding hexokinase, translated as MTHLRLALENILAPFTLSSADLLKVARAFHQEMLAGLMEQESSLKMLPSFLGLPDGQECGSFLALDFGGTNLRILKAELSGQGKFRISDRCSKPLTDPAGHYDYLSRQADGRELFDFIATLIGALVEPGITYTLGHTFSFPIRQTALNEGVLLHWTKEIETGGVVGQEINQLLRAALLRQGLDNVHPVALLNDTVGTLLAAAYGNPATDIGSICGTGHNTAYVEPSPRQTDQPMIVNMESGNFDKLPFTVFDDRLNAASEQPRIGRLEKMLSGRYLGELARQLAVELLEAGLLSESSDAPRLKTPGILGTEHLSFFLADQSADASEIRAVLDGLQLRRSTLADRQVFRALASAVVERSARLAAATYAGILLHIDPQLTRCHHIAVDGSLYEKTPGYATLIDQALSELFAAAPQKITTALSKDGSGIGAAIATAIASRNLGL; from the coding sequence ATGACGCATCTACGCCTTGCTTTAGAAAACATTCTTGCTCCTTTCACCCTGTCCAGCGCCGACCTGTTAAAAGTCGCGCGTGCCTTTCACCAGGAAATGTTAGCTGGTCTTATGGAACAAGAGAGTTCATTAAAAATGTTGCCTTCTTTTCTCGGCTTGCCAGACGGTCAGGAATGCGGTTCTTTTCTTGCGCTCGATTTCGGGGGGACCAATCTGCGCATCCTAAAGGCGGAGCTGTCCGGCCAGGGAAAGTTTCGCATCAGCGACCGCTGCAGCAAACCGCTCACCGATCCGGCCGGACATTACGACTATCTGTCCCGCCAGGCCGACGGCCGAGAGCTGTTCGATTTCATCGCCACGCTGATCGGCGCGCTCGTTGAGCCCGGCATCACGTATACGCTTGGCCACACGTTCTCCTTTCCGATCCGCCAAACCGCGCTCAACGAAGGCGTCTTGCTGCACTGGACGAAGGAAATCGAGACCGGCGGCGTCGTCGGCCAGGAGATCAACCAACTGCTGCGCGCCGCGCTGCTGCGCCAGGGATTAGACAACGTTCATCCCGTCGCCTTGCTCAACGATACCGTCGGCACGCTCTTAGCCGCCGCCTACGGCAATCCGGCGACCGATATCGGCTCGATTTGCGGTACCGGACACAACACCGCTTACGTGGAACCTTCGCCGCGTCAGACAGATCAGCCGATGATCGTCAATATGGAATCCGGCAACTTTGACAAGCTCCCTTTCACCGTCTTTGACGACAGGCTGAATGCGGCGAGCGAGCAACCACGCATCGGTCGTCTGGAAAAAATGCTCTCCGGTCGCTATCTTGGCGAATTGGCGCGCCAGCTCGCGGTCGAGCTGCTTGAGGCAGGCCTGCTTTCGGAAAGCAGCGATGCGCCGCGCCTCAAAACGCCGGGCATCCTCGGCACGGAGCATTTGTCCTTCTTCTTAGCGGACCAAAGCGCCGATGCGTCTGAGATCCGCGCCGTGCTAGATGGCCTGCAGCTGCGCCGCTCGACGCTCGCCGACCGTCAGGTTTTTCGCGCCTTGGCCTCCGCAGTCGTCGAACGTTCGGCTAGACTGGCCGCGGCAACTTACGCCGGCATCCTGCTGCACATCGACCCGCAGCTCACGCGCTGCCACCATATCGCGGTCGACGGCTCGCTCTACGAAAAGACGCCCGGATATGCAACGCTCATCGACCAGGCGCTGAGCGAACTCTTTGCGGCTGCGCCGCAGAAAATCACGACCGCACTCAGCAAAGATGGTTCCGGCATCGGGGCCGCGATTGCCACAGCCATCGCATCCCGCAACCTAGGACTTTAG
- the pdxT gene encoding pyridoxal 5'-phosphate synthase glutaminase subunit PdxT produces the protein MRIGVLALQGAFREHCRMLEKCGAETREVRKAEELDGLDGLVIPGGESTTMGKLMTEWGLLEPIRAKAAQGLAIYGTCAGMILLAKDIANSEQPRLGLMDATVVRNAFGRQRESFEADLTVKEISPQPIKAVFIRAPYIEAAGAGVTALAKVGEKIVIARQGKLLATAFHPELTQEESVHRYFLQMIQE, from the coding sequence ATGAGAATCGGAGTATTGGCTCTGCAGGGAGCATTTCGCGAGCATTGCCGGATGCTCGAAAAGTGCGGCGCTGAAACGCGCGAGGTGCGCAAGGCAGAAGAGCTCGACGGGCTTGACGGTCTGGTCATTCCAGGCGGCGAAAGCACGACGATGGGCAAGCTGATGACCGAGTGGGGCTTGCTGGAGCCGATCCGCGCCAAAGCGGCGCAGGGTTTGGCGATCTATGGCACCTGCGCCGGCATGATCCTATTGGCGAAAGACATTGCGAACAGTGAACAGCCGCGCCTTGGTCTGATGGATGCGACGGTCGTGCGCAATGCGTTCGGGCGGCAGCGCGAAAGTTTTGAGGCGGATCTGACGGTGAAAGAAATTTCGCCGCAGCCGATCAAGGCGGTTTTCATCCGGGCGCCGTATATCGAAGCGGCGGGCGCTGGCGTCACCGCGCTGGCGAAGGTCGGCGAGAAGATCGTCATCGCCCGGCAGGGTAAGTTGCTGGCGACCGCTTTTCATCCGGAACTGACGCAGGAAGAAAGCGTGCATCGTTATTTTTTACAGATGATTCAGGAATAA